A region from the Verrucomicrobiales bacterium genome encodes:
- a CDS encoding carbohydrate porin, whose translation MATHGLDRNMDDFQKQHTNLRAYDFKTVDGPLPVHGLASARTRRLWWTICCSFWAGCFLPATGLAAEGEAAALSEEGTKAAEEESAPARLIGSLSEWRQRMSAKGFDFSAEYLSEVVGNVSGGVKRGAIYEGLVKLGLDFDAEKLLGWRGGSWHVSGLYAHGHSPSEKLAGDSLTLSNLDAYDSVYLFELWVQQTFLDGAVSLRLGQLAADEEFAGTEYGGLFLHGTTGWPGMISMNAPTPAYPIAAPGVRLEVQPTGSTFVRLGLFDGNPDPGDANGNSINKHGVTWNLGEGAFLISEAGVLWNQNSEARGLPGTAKIGGWYHTERFDDQRLDNTGLSLANPATTGVAASHRGNWGIYGAVEQMVYRVEKDAPQGLGLFARAGGSPSDRNVVSYYLEGGLHYQGLIPSRGDDIAGLAFSYAKTSSAVRGLAADDNAFNGSGTTLPDYELAIQLTYQMPIMDGWTLQPSVWWIVHPGGSSATSDSLLVGLRSNLDF comes from the coding sequence ATGGCTACACATGGCTTGGACCGCAACATGGACGACTTCCAAAAGCAGCACACGAACCTTCGGGCGTACGATTTCAAGACAGTTGATGGGCCTCTCCCGGTGCATGGCCTTGCCTCCGCCAGGACGCGACGCCTATGGTGGACGATTTGCTGTTCCTTCTGGGCGGGTTGCTTCCTCCCGGCCACCGGCCTGGCCGCTGAAGGCGAGGCTGCGGCGTTGAGCGAAGAGGGTACGAAGGCGGCGGAGGAAGAGTCCGCTCCGGCACGACTGATTGGGTCCCTCAGCGAGTGGCGGCAGCGCATGTCTGCCAAGGGATTCGATTTCTCCGCTGAATACTTGTCCGAGGTCGTGGGTAATGTGTCCGGCGGCGTCAAACGTGGAGCGATCTACGAGGGCTTGGTCAAGCTGGGATTGGATTTTGACGCCGAGAAACTGCTCGGTTGGAGAGGTGGCTCCTGGCATGTGTCGGGTCTCTACGCGCACGGCCACAGCCCGAGCGAAAAGTTGGCGGGCGATTCTCTGACCCTGAGCAACCTGGACGCCTACGATTCGGTTTATTTGTTCGAGCTGTGGGTTCAACAAACCTTCCTGGACGGAGCGGTCTCCTTGAGGCTGGGACAGTTGGCTGCGGACGAGGAATTCGCCGGCACAGAATATGGCGGCCTGTTCCTACATGGCACCACGGGTTGGCCTGGCATGATTTCCATGAACGCCCCAACTCCGGCGTATCCTATCGCTGCACCTGGTGTGCGATTGGAAGTCCAGCCTACCGGATCGACCTTCGTCCGGTTGGGGCTCTTTGACGGAAATCCGGATCCGGGAGATGCCAACGGCAACTCCATCAACAAGCATGGGGTGACCTGGAATCTGGGTGAGGGTGCGTTTCTGATATCTGAGGCTGGCGTTTTGTGGAATCAAAATAGTGAGGCCCGAGGCCTGCCTGGCACCGCCAAGATTGGCGGCTGGTATCACACCGAGCGGTTCGACGATCAACGCCTCGACAACACGGGGCTGTCATTGGCCAATCCTGCCACGACGGGAGTGGCGGCCAGCCATCGTGGCAACTGGGGGATTTACGGTGCAGTGGAGCAAATGGTCTACCGGGTGGAAAAGGACGCGCCTCAAGGGTTGGGGCTGTTCGCGCGGGCCGGGGGAAGCCCATCCGATCGCAATGTGGTGAGCTACTACCTGGAAGGCGGTTTACATTATCAGGGGCTGATCCCCAGTCGTGGTGATGATATCGCTGGGTTGGCGTTTTCTTACGCCAAGACCAGCAGCGCTGTCCGAGGTTTGGCCGCAGACGACAATGCTTTCAACGGATCCGGCACAACTCTCCCGGACTACGAATTGGCGATTCAACTGACTTATCAAATGCCCATCATGGATGGCTGGACCCTGCAGCCAAGCGTCTGGTGGATCGTGCACCCTGGCGGTTCCTCCGCCACTTCAGACAGTCTGTTGGTTGGTCTGCGCAGCAATCTGGACTTCTAG
- a CDS encoding GAF domain-containing protein — translation MSIVTCVNDELADLKARYERLQLLHDVSNAIRSSLDPQEAMDRIVSEAVRITHASSGSVVLINPTNNLLEIHASSGLPMDAQKLRLKVGEGITGWVAEYGKSARVGDIKKDPRYVMLREHVQSELAVPLAVQGEIRGVLNVDSDRSDAFSLADEELLQALADQAAKVIQDTWLYAQLGLKARLFEALINVSQTINTTINLDEALRAIARQSALLMEAKLCSLLLVDPSGEWMDLKACHGGGKAYREKPRLSVEESLVGIVLRRGKPVQVENVKTSNRYQQTEVARREGLTSLLSVPLIHERKCIGVLNIYKGERYSFSNEEIKIVSALAELSAIAIRKARLYEQILEVEEALRQNEKLSALGLLAAEVAHEIRNPLTVMKLLYHSLNLRFPEQDPRSRDAQIISEKMEHLNRIVEQILTFARSAEPQFRPVDVNRLIQDLNLLLRHKLQQHGVEGMLELASDLPLVMADDAQMEQVFLNLSLNALQAMPQGGKLLIRTERTATQVAIVFKDNGVGMTREQKDYAFGSILQSSKPGGTGLGLAVVQRVVESHRAELQIESTPGVGTTVRILMPTVESL, via the coding sequence CTGTCTATCGTGACTTGCGTGAACGACGAACTGGCAGATCTGAAGGCGCGGTACGAACGGCTGCAACTCCTGCACGATGTCAGCAACGCGATCCGCTCCTCCCTGGATCCTCAAGAAGCCATGGACCGAATCGTCAGCGAGGCCGTGCGGATCACTCACGCCTCCAGCGGTTCGGTCGTACTGATCAATCCCACCAATAACCTTCTCGAGATCCATGCCTCCTCAGGCCTCCCGATGGATGCCCAAAAGCTTCGGCTGAAGGTTGGAGAAGGGATCACGGGCTGGGTGGCCGAATACGGCAAGTCCGCCCGCGTTGGCGACATCAAGAAAGATCCTCGCTACGTCATGCTGAGGGAACACGTGCAGTCCGAACTCGCCGTTCCGCTCGCAGTGCAAGGGGAGATTCGCGGGGTGCTGAATGTGGATTCAGACCGATCCGATGCCTTCAGCCTGGCCGATGAGGAATTGCTGCAGGCGCTGGCCGACCAGGCGGCGAAGGTCATCCAGGACACTTGGCTGTATGCACAGCTCGGCCTCAAGGCGCGCTTGTTCGAGGCCTTGATCAACGTCAGCCAAACCATCAACACCACCATCAACCTCGATGAAGCATTGCGCGCGATCGCCCGCCAATCTGCCCTCTTAATGGAGGCAAAACTGTGCTCCCTGCTGCTCGTAGATCCGTCCGGAGAGTGGATGGACCTGAAGGCTTGCCACGGCGGCGGCAAAGCGTATCGAGAAAAACCGCGCCTGAGCGTCGAGGAGAGTCTGGTTGGAATTGTTTTGCGCCGGGGCAAGCCGGTTCAGGTGGAGAATGTCAAGACCTCCAATCGCTATCAACAAACCGAGGTCGCACGCCGCGAGGGCCTGACCTCTTTGCTGAGCGTGCCCCTGATCCATGAGCGCAAGTGCATCGGAGTTCTCAACATCTACAAAGGCGAGCGCTACAGCTTTTCGAACGAGGAAATCAAAATCGTATCGGCGCTAGCCGAGCTTTCCGCCATCGCCATTCGCAAAGCCCGGCTCTATGAACAGATTCTCGAGGTGGAGGAGGCGCTGCGGCAGAATGAAAAACTCTCGGCGCTGGGCCTCCTCGCGGCAGAAGTGGCGCACGAGATCAGGAATCCGCTAACCGTCATGAAGCTCCTCTATCACTCGCTGAACCTGCGGTTCCCGGAGCAGGACCCGCGATCGCGCGACGCTCAGATCATCAGTGAAAAGATGGAGCACTTGAACCGCATCGTGGAGCAGATCCTGACCTTCGCGCGGAGCGCCGAGCCTCAGTTCCGTCCCGTCGACGTTAACCGGCTCATTCAGGACCTCAATCTCCTGTTGCGGCATAAACTTCAGCAACATGGCGTGGAGGGCATGCTCGAACTCGCCTCAGACTTGCCGCTGGTCATGGCCGACGACGCCCAGATGGAACAGGTGTTCCTCAACCTGTCCCTCAACGCACTCCAGGCAATGCCTCAGGGCGGAAAACTGTTGATCCGAACGGAGCGCACTGCCACGCAGGTCGCCATCGTCTTTAAGGACAACGGAGTCGGGATGACCAGGGAGCAGAAGGACTATGCCTTCGGGTCCATTCTTCAATCGAGCAAACCGGGTGGAACGGGCCTCGGACTGGCAGTCGTGCAGCGGGTGGTTGAATCGCATCGCGCCGAACTGCAGATCGAATCGACACCCGGAGTCGGCACCACCGTCCGAATTCTCATGCCCACGGTTGAGTCTCTGTAG
- the aspS gene encoding aspartate--tRNA ligase, with translation MKRTHHCNELRMEHAGQSVTLVGWVHSRRDLGGVLFIDIRDREGRTQTVFDPSDLDKAICDSAAALHSESVIQVTGKVRQRPQGTENTKIQTGQVEVLVKELVVLNQADVLPFPVDDPEVANKVNEELRLKYRYLDLRRPEMARNLRLRSKVATASRVFLDEQGFLEVETPTLFKSTPEGAREFLVPSRVHPGQFYALPQSPQQFKQILMVAGVERYFQLARCYRDEDLRADRQPEFTQVDIEMSFIEREDLYALIEGLLKRVWKTALGMDIPTPFKRISFEEALNRYGIDKPDSRFGMELVDFTEDFRSSSFKVFSGAIQNGGVVKAINAKGLACATQGQIETMTEYAKSFGAKGLAFIKVEGGEWKSPIVKFFTETEKAALKTKLAIEEGDLILFAADQWLNACEILGKIRLYCAEVLKGQGKLTIDPTRFDFMWVIEFPLLSFDKEMNRWYSSHHPFTAPVAEDIPLLKTDPKKVRGQHYDIVVNGVELGGGSIRIHQPDVQKTIFEEILQIPAEETQARFGYMLEAFRYGAPPHGGIALGFDRLCAILCNTTSIRDVIAFPKTAKGACLMTDSPAPATPRQLRDLHLEVKAAAKKD, from the coding sequence ATGAAACGCACACATCACTGCAATGAGCTCCGGATGGAACATGCCGGTCAGTCTGTCACCTTGGTCGGTTGGGTCCACTCTCGGCGAGATCTGGGAGGTGTGTTATTCATCGATATACGAGATCGGGAAGGCCGCACTCAAACCGTGTTTGACCCCTCCGATTTGGACAAGGCGATCTGCGACAGCGCCGCCGCGCTCCACAGCGAGAGCGTCATCCAGGTCACTGGGAAGGTCCGCCAACGTCCACAAGGGACCGAAAACACCAAGATCCAGACCGGTCAAGTCGAAGTCCTGGTCAAGGAGCTGGTCGTCCTGAACCAGGCGGATGTCCTGCCTTTCCCGGTGGACGATCCCGAAGTGGCCAACAAGGTCAACGAGGAGCTCCGCCTGAAATACCGCTATCTCGACCTGCGTCGTCCCGAAATGGCACGCAACCTCCGGCTCCGCTCCAAGGTAGCCACCGCCTCGCGCGTCTTCCTCGACGAGCAAGGCTTCCTCGAGGTCGAGACCCCTACCCTGTTCAAGTCCACCCCGGAAGGCGCGCGCGAGTTCCTGGTCCCGAGCCGCGTGCACCCTGGACAGTTCTACGCGCTGCCCCAGTCTCCCCAGCAGTTTAAGCAGATCCTCATGGTCGCTGGTGTGGAGCGCTATTTCCAGCTGGCTCGGTGCTATCGCGATGAAGATCTGCGCGCCGATCGTCAGCCTGAGTTCACTCAGGTGGATATCGAGATGAGTTTCATCGAGCGGGAGGATCTCTATGCCCTTATCGAAGGACTGCTCAAGCGGGTGTGGAAAACCGCCCTGGGCATGGACATCCCGACGCCCTTCAAGCGCATCAGTTTCGAAGAGGCGCTGAACCGCTACGGCATCGACAAACCCGATTCAAGGTTCGGCATGGAATTGGTGGACTTCACCGAGGACTTCCGCAGCAGCAGTTTCAAGGTGTTCAGCGGAGCGATCCAAAACGGCGGAGTGGTCAAAGCCATCAATGCCAAGGGCCTCGCCTGCGCCACCCAGGGCCAGATCGAGACCATGACGGAATACGCCAAGAGTTTCGGAGCCAAAGGGCTGGCCTTTATCAAAGTCGAAGGCGGCGAATGGAAGTCGCCGATCGTTAAGTTTTTCACCGAAACCGAAAAAGCAGCGCTCAAGACCAAGTTGGCCATCGAAGAGGGAGATCTGATTCTCTTCGCCGCCGACCAATGGCTCAACGCCTGCGAGATTCTCGGCAAGATCCGCCTCTATTGCGCCGAGGTGCTGAAGGGCCAGGGCAAGCTGACCATCGATCCGACTCGCTTCGATTTCATGTGGGTGATCGAGTTCCCCCTGCTCAGCTTCGACAAGGAAATGAATCGCTGGTACTCCAGTCACCATCCCTTCACCGCTCCCGTGGCGGAGGATATCCCTCTGCTCAAAACCGACCCCAAGAAGGTTCGAGGCCAGCATTACGACATCGTGGTCAACGGTGTGGAACTCGGCGGCGGAAGCATCCGAATCCATCAGCCGGACGTGCAGAAAACCATTTTCGAAGAGATTCTTCAGATCCCAGCCGAAGAAACCCAGGCACGTTTCGGCTACATGCTGGAAGCGTTCCGCTACGGCGCGCCACCCCATGGAGGAATCGCGCTGGGTTTTGATCGCCTGTGCGCCATCCTGTGCAACACCACCAGTATCCGGGATGTCATAGCCTTCCCGAAGACCGCCAAGGGCGCTTGCCTGATGACCGATTCCCCGGCCCCCGCCACTCCGCGCCAACTGCGTGATCTCCATCTGGAGGTCAAGGCCGCAGCCAAGAAGGACTAG
- a CDS encoding PEP-CTERM sorting domain-containing protein — protein sequence MKRTSNWRKLVLLATAFSGATTYTEGAFNIEFDYSYDTGGFFTAPRKTLMESVASLFEARIADTLGAITPGGGNTWTIEFYNPADGTLATVVDPSISADTLKVYVGARAMGGGTLGVGGYGGVATGSGSGAFINAVSTRGEAGATGNSSTATDFAPWGGSISFNSGSSWYFDTDPSTTESFAGQNDFYSVALHELGHVLGVGTALSWEHYVNGSHEFTGPNATTVYGGNVPLETDDAHWQDGVDSYLPGPGSLQETAMDPTITTGTRKHLTELDLAALKDIGWEIATIPEPNSVVLMGLGSLGFYLLIHRRNRKA from the coding sequence ATGAAAAGGACGTCAAATTGGAGGAAGTTGGTGCTGTTGGCCACTGCGTTCAGCGGGGCCACAACTTACACCGAAGGAGCATTCAACATTGAGTTTGATTACTCCTATGACACCGGAGGGTTTTTCACAGCTCCCCGAAAAACACTGATGGAAAGTGTCGCCAGCCTGTTCGAGGCACGGATCGCCGACACCCTCGGAGCCATCACTCCAGGCGGGGGAAACACCTGGACCATCGAGTTTTACAATCCCGCCGACGGTACTCTCGCGACCGTGGTCGACCCCAGCATCAGCGCCGATACCCTCAAGGTCTATGTGGGCGCGCGTGCGATGGGCGGCGGAACCCTGGGAGTTGGCGGCTATGGCGGGGTGGCCACCGGATCCGGCTCGGGAGCATTTATTAACGCTGTCAGCACCCGCGGCGAAGCGGGAGCAACCGGCAACTCGAGCACCGCCACGGATTTCGCACCGTGGGGAGGCTCCATCTCCTTCAACTCCGGATCCTCCTGGTACTTCGACACCGACCCGTCCACCACGGAAAGCTTCGCCGGACAGAACGACTTCTACTCCGTAGCACTCCACGAACTGGGTCACGTTCTGGGAGTTGGAACCGCATTGTCTTGGGAACACTATGTGAACGGCAGCCACGAATTTACCGGTCCCAATGCGACCACGGTCTATGGCGGGAACGTGCCGCTCGAGACCGATGATGCCCACTGGCAAGACGGCGTCGATAGTTACCTTCCGGGCCCAGGCAGCCTCCAAGAAACCGCCATGGATCCCACCATCACCACCGGCACTCGCAAGCATCTGACCGAACTGGATCTTGCTGCGCTGAAAGATATTGGGTGGGAAATCGCCACCATCCCCGAACCGAACTCCGTTGTGCTCATGGGCCTGGGGAGCTTGGGGTTCTATTTGTTGATTCATCGACGGAATCGGAAAGCCTAA